In one Perca fluviatilis chromosome 7, GENO_Pfluv_1.0, whole genome shotgun sequence genomic region, the following are encoded:
- the LOC120562045 gene encoding sialic acid-binding Ig-like lectin 13 → MDTKRMIFCLLVAAIISPVFTEEWRASVVKELDALVTSCVVVPCSFTHPKENLPTSRLRGIWHRSTDKNQRIYYEDSTQVLENFRGRTKLLGHLGQNNCSLEITNIKDHDNGPFCFRIELERAKDSFSFVKSCVEFRILPDPPNPTLSQPKTKAIQDRPYTITCSVRHTCPSHVPKLTWSRGTADEVIEVHKETGFGYWEAQSILTIIPEEKDDHSDVTCTAQFNGQKTSSTTVTLNVKRTENYNHIIIPTVAVIGTALISAVFCIFMVKRYKKRIAELQNQEDSAWNNFRLQTVSKKENLKVFKMDEPDHLSFKVGASTDKPETFQPKRISCHG, encoded by the exons ATGGACACAAAGAGAATGATATTCTGTCTGCTTGTGGCAG CTATTATCAGCCCTGTGTTTACTGAAGAATGGAGGGCCAGTGTTGTAAAAGAACTTGACGCCCTGGTCACATCCTGTGTTGTGGTACCCTGTTCATTCACCCATCCTAAAGAGAACCTGCCCACCTCCAGACTCAGAGGGATCTGGCATCGTTCGACTGATAAAAACCAACGCATCTACTACGAGGATAGCACGCAGGTCTTGGAAAACTTTAGGGGCCGCACAAAGTTGTTGGGACATTTGGGTCAGAACAACTGCTCTTTAGAAATTACTAACATTAAAGATCATGACAACGGCCCTTTCTGTTTCCGGATCGAACTAGAACGAGCAAAGGACTCTTTCTCCTTTGTGAAGAGTTGTGTCGAGTTCAGAATTCTCC CTGATCCTCCGAATCCTACATTGAGTCAACCAAAGACCAAAGCCATTCAAGATCGTCCCTACACTATCACCTGTTCAGTCCGCCATACCTGCCCCTCCCATGTGCCTAAACTCACATGGAGTCGAGGCACAGCAGATGAGGTAATAGAGGTCCACAAGGAAACTGGTTTTGGCTACTGGGAGGCCCAGTCCATCCTGACCATCATTCCTGAGGAGAAGGATGATCACAGTGATGTCACCTGTACAGCACAATTTAATGGACAGAAGACATCATCTACAACAGTGACCCTCAATGTAAAAC GTACAGAAAATTATAACCACATCATCATTCCTACAGTGGCAGTGATTGGTACAGCTTTGATCTCTGCAGTCTTCTGCATTTTCATGGTGAAAAGATACAA GAAACGCATAGCAGAGCTCCAAAATCAAGAAGACAG TGCGTGGAACAACTTCAGACTCCAGACTGTCTCGAAG AAGGAGAATCTAAAG GTCTTTAAAATGGATGAACCTGACCATCTCTCATTCAAGGTTGGAGCTTCAACAGATAAACCAGAG ACTTTTCAACCCAAGCGCATTTCCTGTCATGGGTAA
- the LOC120562799 gene encoding myelin-associated glycoprotein-like has translation MDFLKWPLFFVCLCSKGSETEGSSWTIKVPSSVKGLPGSCLVIPCSFNYPDPGRVVTEFTGMWAEGEHELIYHPDKLTVKQYQSRTELLGDISLKNCSFKIDPLRQSDQGPFYFRIEMAGYEKFSYKENRVSITMSVPNPIQFSVKEEVVEGDKVSASCSVSHSCPTSPPVFTWSHKGHTHVQPQQLDDGQWRATSTINFQATSADHNKPLKCTVTYHGGQHQTTSRDLKVKCKCIWQCGFKHCNLVST, from the exons ATGGACTTTCTCAAGTGGCCTCTGTTTTTTGTGTGCCTTTGCTCTAAGG GTTCTGAAACTGAAGGCTCATCTTGGACAATTAAGGTGCCGTCTTCAGTAAAAGGTCTCCCTGGATCCTGTTTGGTGATCCCTTGCTCGTTCAACTACCCAGATCCAGGCAGGGTGGTCACTGAATTCACTGGGATGTGGGCCGAGGGGGAACATGAGCTCATCTATCACCCAGACAAGTTAACAGTGAAGCAGTATCAGAGTCGGACAGAGCTGCTGGGAGACATCAGTCTGAAGAACTGTTCATTTAAGATTGATCCCCTTCGACAAAGTGACCAAGGGCCGTTTTATTTCAGGATCGAAATGGCAGGCTATGAAAAGTTTTCTTACAAAGAGAACAGAGTCTCCATTACAATGA GTGTACCAAATCCCATCCAGTTCTCTGTGAAAGAGGAGGTAGTGGAAGGTGATAAGGTGTCTGCATCCTGCTCAGTGTCTCACTCCTGCCCCACCTCTCCTCCTGTCTTCACCTGGAGTCAcaaaggacacacacatgtCCAACCACAGCAGCTTGACGATGGCCAGTGGAGAGCGACATCTACCATAAACTTTCAAGCTACCAGCGCTGATCACAACAAGCCTTTAAAGTGTACTGTAACATACCATGGAGGGCAGCACCAAACAACATCCAGAGACCTCAAAGTAAAATGTAAGTGTATATGGCAGTGTGGCTTTAAACACTGTAACTTAGTAAGTACGTGA